A stretch of Natronococcus sp. CG52 DNA encodes these proteins:
- the cbiB gene encoding adenosylcobinamide-phosphate synthase CbiB has translation MTLTTALLIGFALGLDRLVGEPPNAVHPVAWLGRLVGAFDRRWSDDDHRQRLAGLVIALVVPLVPAAVAGGAVLVAGAAHPIAAAVVAGLVLFLTSSLRMLLELTREVVAATENDLETARERSRGLVGRETEPLTPEEIRSAALESAAENLADGLVATLLPFALLAPISLPAAAAAAAWVKGVNTLDSMLGYPSKPVGTASARLDDVVMWIPARVSAAAIAIAAADPSALRRARQWARTPPSPNSGWPMATLACALSVRLAKPGVYDLNSDAELPALEDGERAIALVGRAAIVAAAIAIVLGIALASLLGTQPTLAVIAR, from the coding sequence ATGACACTGACGACGGCCCTCCTGATCGGGTTCGCCCTCGGCCTCGACCGCCTGGTCGGCGAGCCGCCGAACGCGGTCCATCCGGTCGCGTGGCTCGGTCGACTGGTCGGGGCGTTCGACCGGCGCTGGAGCGACGACGACCACCGACAGCGGCTGGCCGGTCTCGTGATCGCGCTGGTCGTCCCGCTCGTCCCCGCCGCCGTCGCCGGCGGGGCCGTCCTCGTCGCAGGCGCGGCCCATCCGATCGCTGCCGCGGTCGTCGCCGGGCTCGTCCTCTTCCTGACGAGCAGTCTGCGAATGCTCCTCGAGCTAACCCGAGAGGTCGTCGCGGCGACCGAAAACGACCTCGAGACGGCTCGCGAGCGGAGTCGCGGGCTCGTCGGACGAGAGACGGAACCTCTCACCCCCGAGGAAATCCGCAGTGCGGCCCTCGAGAGCGCCGCCGAGAACCTCGCGGACGGTCTGGTCGCGACCCTGTTGCCGTTCGCGCTGCTCGCGCCGATCTCGCTGCCCGCCGCGGCGGCCGCCGCCGCGTGGGTGAAGGGCGTCAACACGCTCGATTCGATGCTCGGCTACCCGTCGAAACCCGTCGGGACCGCGAGCGCGCGCCTCGACGACGTCGTGATGTGGATCCCCGCCCGAGTGAGCGCCGCGGCGATCGCGATCGCCGCGGCCGATCCGTCGGCGCTCCGGCGGGCCCGGCAGTGGGCGCGAACGCCGCCGTCGCCGAACTCGGGGTGGCCCATGGCGACGCTCGCCTGCGCCCTCTCGGTGCGACTCGCGAAGCCGGGCGTTTACGATCTGAACTCCGACGCGGAACTGCCGGCGCTCGAGGACGGCGAGCGAGCGATCGCGCTCGTCGGTCGGGCGGCGATCGTCGCGGCTGCGATCGCGATCGTACTGGGGATCGCACTCGCGTCGCTCCTGGGAACGCAGCCGACGCTGGCGGTGATCGCGCGATGA
- the cobS gene encoding adenosylcobinamide-GDP ribazoletransferase yields the protein MTPWIAACRGAVGFLTRIPASHRDGDWAAFRETPTAFPLVGYLVGTLAAIPLLAAGTLPSPTVAFGYLLAVYAVTGIHHLDGVADLGDALVVHGDDERRREVLKDTTTGVGALLSVSLVVAGLALAGLGLAGLPILEAVTVAVAAEVGTKLGMAALACFGTASHPGMGEQFTTATAPMSFVAPAAVAVPAAALSWPHPAAAVALCGALAGVALPWLWSNRHLGGVNGDIFGAANEIGRVVGVHLGVIAWTLS from the coding sequence ATGACGCCCTGGATCGCCGCCTGTCGCGGCGCTGTCGGGTTCCTGACGCGCATCCCGGCGAGTCACCGCGACGGCGACTGGGCGGCCTTCAGAGAGACGCCGACCGCGTTTCCCCTCGTGGGCTATCTCGTGGGCACGCTCGCGGCGATACCGCTGCTCGCGGCTGGAACCCTCCCGTCACCGACCGTGGCGTTCGGCTATCTGCTCGCGGTGTACGCGGTAACCGGGATCCACCACCTCGACGGCGTCGCCGACCTCGGCGACGCGCTGGTCGTCCACGGCGACGACGAGCGCCGACGCGAGGTCCTCAAAGATACGACGACCGGTGTCGGCGCGCTGCTTTCTGTCTCGCTCGTCGTCGCCGGACTGGCTCTCGCGGGGCTCGGCCTCGCCGGTCTCCCGATCCTCGAGGCGGTCACCGTCGCGGTCGCAGCGGAGGTCGGGACGAAGCTCGGGATGGCCGCGCTGGCCTGTTTCGGGACTGCGAGCCACCCGGGGATGGGGGAGCAGTTCACGACTGCGACGGCGCCGATGTCGTTCGTCGCGCCCGCAGCGGTCGCCGTTCCCGCGGCGGCGCTCTCCTGGCCGCACCCGGCCGCCGCGGTCGCCCTCTGCGGCGCGCTCGCGGGCGTCGCGCTCCCCTGGCTGTGGTCGAACCGCCACCTCGGCGGTGTCAACGGCGATATCTTCGGCGCGGCCAACGAGATCGGTCGCGTCGTCGGGGTCCACCTGGGGGTGATCGCGTGGACGCTGTCGTGA
- a CDS encoding NTP transferase domain-containing protein: MCGGKGTRLESPHEKPLHPIDGTAMIDRVLAGFEESAVETIFAAVSPNALETREHLERAGSVRTIETAGEGYVTDLLAVLERSAIEPPVLTVAADVPLLEAPVVDRILATHGDSDASRTVCVPASLKRRLGVSVEARLESAPHLAPTGVNVVGRVEKSMTDVSYDPRLAVNVNRLEDARIAEERCE; this comes from the coding sequence ATGTGCGGCGGGAAAGGGACCCGCCTCGAGAGTCCCCACGAGAAGCCGCTCCATCCGATCGACGGCACGGCCATGATCGACCGCGTGCTGGCGGGGTTCGAGGAAAGCGCCGTCGAGACGATCTTCGCGGCCGTCTCGCCCAACGCACTGGAGACGCGCGAGCACCTCGAGCGAGCCGGCTCGGTTCGGACGATCGAGACCGCCGGAGAGGGTTACGTGACCGATCTGCTGGCGGTTCTCGAGCGTTCTGCGATCGAGCCGCCGGTTCTCACGGTCGCGGCGGACGTTCCACTGCTCGAGGCACCCGTCGTCGATCGAATCCTCGCGACTCACGGCGACAGCGATGCCTCGCGAACGGTTTGCGTCCCCGCGTCTCTGAAGCGACGACTCGGCGTCAGCGTCGAGGCGCGACTCGAGTCCGCCCCCCACCTCGCGCCGACCGGGGTCAACGTCGTCGGCAGGGTAGAAAAATCCATGACTGACGTGAGCTACGACCCGCGACTGGCAGTGAACGTGAACCGCCTCGAAGACGCTCGAATCGCGGAGGAGCGATGCGAGTAG
- the cobT gene encoding nicotinate mononucleotide-dependent phosphoribosyltransferase CobT: MRVVLAAGTTETALIDGISAAGAAPELMAHTPSADAEILVYGAPTAAPVTPVSPSGCPTPAAVTRAVREVIGFEVAVVDAGLGEPTAAPTVDFGVEPGTDVRESEAVPGASKYFSRAREYGRRLPDDELVIGETVPGGTTTALGVLSALGEPGGVSSSLPQNPLERKRRAVETGLAESGLEPGDCEGSPLQAIRAVGDPVQPTVAGIAAGALEAGTDVTLAGGTQMVAIAAVLRHAGIGAPVTIATTSFVADEQGEALPAACDRLDCDLTVTDPGFDERDHVAMARYCAGEAKEGVAMGGALSLVPDDRMAAVRDRFEAACVRLGIEDENGADDDRPTEPPEGAHGS; this comes from the coding sequence ATGCGAGTAGTGCTCGCCGCCGGGACGACCGAGACGGCGCTGATCGACGGCATCAGCGCTGCCGGCGCCGCCCCGGAGCTGATGGCGCACACGCCGTCGGCCGACGCCGAGATTCTCGTCTACGGTGCGCCGACGGCCGCGCCGGTGACGCCGGTGAGTCCGAGCGGCTGTCCGACACCCGCGGCCGTGACCCGTGCCGTCAGAGAAGTCATCGGCTTCGAGGTCGCAGTCGTCGACGCGGGGCTCGGCGAACCGACGGCCGCGCCGACGGTCGACTTCGGCGTCGAACCCGGAACGGACGTCCGGGAGTCCGAGGCCGTTCCCGGGGCGAGCAAGTATTTTTCTCGCGCGCGCGAGTACGGTCGGCGCCTTCCCGACGACGAACTCGTGATCGGGGAGACGGTTCCCGGCGGAACGACGACGGCACTCGGCGTGCTGAGCGCCCTCGGCGAACCCGGCGGCGTCTCCTCCTCGCTTCCGCAGAATCCGCTCGAGCGGAAGCGCCGCGCCGTCGAGACGGGACTGGCCGAAAGCGGCCTCGAACCGGGCGACTGCGAGGGGTCACCCCTCCAAGCGATCCGGGCCGTCGGCGACCCCGTCCAGCCCACGGTCGCCGGTATCGCGGCCGGCGCGCTCGAGGCCGGCACCGACGTGACCCTCGCGGGCGGCACGCAGATGGTCGCGATCGCCGCCGTCCTCCGCCACGCCGGGATCGGCGCCCCGGTAACGATCGCGACGACCTCGTTCGTCGCGGACGAGCAGGGAGAGGCCCTCCCGGCCGCCTGCGACCGGCTCGACTGCGATCTGACCGTGACCGATCCCGGCTTCGACGAGCGCGACCACGTCGCGATGGCGCGCTACTGCGCCGGCGAGGCGAAGGAGGGGGTCGCGATGGGCGGCGCGCTCTCGCTCGTTCCCGACGATCGGATGGCGGCGGTCAGGGACCGATTCGAGGCCGCCTGTGTGCGACTCGGCATCGAAGACGAAAACGGGGCCGACGACGACCGTCCAACCGAACCGCCGGAGGGGGCGCATGGATCCTGA
- a CDS encoding threonine-phosphate decarboxylase translates to MDPDAIRTGVRVPHGGEPDREILDFSANTNPEAPEGTAEVYREALEASRRYPDDVYPEYRAAAADFVGCEPERVVPTPGGLAAIRLAMECSLEPGDDALVPYPSFGEYAREVRLQGATPVFTRVTDLLEIRTDVLETVALAVVCTPNNPTGRAVDPDALASFAARCGEAGATLLVDEAFLGFTDLPSAAELDHRHVVVARSLTKLFGRPGLRAGFAVATGERRDSLETARRTWSLGTPAARVGTHCLRQDAFVRETRDRVHRERDRVRDALSSRFTVVPSDAPYLLCDVGDRDVSDVLETARERGVAVRDATTFRGLDSHVRVAVKGRAANDRLLAALGADS, encoded by the coding sequence ATGGATCCTGACGCGATTCGCACGGGGGTGCGGGTGCCCCACGGCGGCGAACCCGACCGCGAGATTCTGGACTTCTCGGCGAACACCAACCCCGAGGCGCCCGAGGGAACCGCCGAGGTCTACCGGGAGGCCCTCGAAGCGTCCCGTCGCTACCCGGACGACGTCTACCCCGAGTACCGAGCCGCCGCGGCCGATTTCGTCGGCTGCGAGCCCGAGCGCGTCGTTCCCACGCCGGGCGGACTCGCGGCGATACGGCTGGCGATGGAGTGCTCGCTCGAGCCGGGTGACGACGCGCTCGTCCCCTACCCGAGCTTCGGCGAGTACGCCCGCGAGGTCCGTCTCCAAGGGGCGACGCCCGTGTTTACGCGCGTCACCGACCTGCTCGAGATTCGAACCGACGTGCTCGAGACCGTCGCGCTGGCCGTCGTCTGTACTCCGAACAACCCAACCGGTCGGGCGGTCGATCCCGACGCGCTGGCATCGTTCGCGGCTCGCTGCGGCGAGGCGGGCGCGACGCTGCTGGTCGACGAGGCGTTTCTGGGGTTTACCGACCTGCCGTCGGCGGCCGAACTGGACCACCGCCACGTCGTGGTTGCGCGCTCGCTCACCAAACTGTTCGGTCGCCCCGGCCTCCGGGCCGGCTTCGCGGTCGCGACGGGAGAGCGGCGCGATTCGCTCGAGACGGCTCGTCGCACCTGGTCGCTCGGGACGCCGGCTGCACGCGTCGGCACCCACTGTCTGCGTCAGGATGCGTTCGTCCGGGAGACGCGCGACCGCGTCCATCGAGAGCGCGACCGCGTTCGAGATGCACTCTCGAGTCGGTTTACGGTCGTCCCGTCGGACGCGCCCTACCTCCTGTGTGACGTCGGCGACCGCGACGTCTCCGACGTGCTCGAGACGGCACGCGAGCGCGGCGTCGCCGTCCGAGACGCCACGACCTTCCGCGGGCTCGACTCGCACGTCCGGGTCGCCGTCAAGGGCCGCGCGGCGAACGACCGACTGCTCGCGGCGCTCGGCGCTGACTCATGA
- a CDS encoding adenosylcobinamide amidohydrolase — protein sequence MTDTPAEGGEYARYRDGVFQLRRSDAEWLSTGWNGGRWQADCAYNVSVPEGWERTDLERYASERLERAGFANSGPVLFTGVDVADARGARCGPVTVYATAGVSNPAALPMDPADGSLPDTDAPKTDESATEPPTGTVNLVVYTTRRLSEGALPNVLTVAAEAKAATLLAETGFPGTTTDAVIVGHDPAGPAAAFSGSGTAVGAATRACVRDAVRASLRAHYDGTDVALPDSVEDAKYGVSTDVRTAPVRPRSEPGPDGT from the coding sequence ATGACCGATACTCCCGCTGAAGGGGGCGAATACGCCCGATACCGCGACGGCGTGTTCCAGCTTCGCCGCTCGGACGCCGAGTGGCTCTCGACCGGCTGGAACGGCGGCCGCTGGCAGGCCGACTGCGCGTACAACGTTTCGGTCCCGGAGGGATGGGAGCGGACCGACCTCGAGCGGTACGCGAGCGAGCGACTCGAGCGGGCCGGGTTCGCGAATTCGGGGCCCGTCCTGTTCACGGGTGTCGACGTCGCGGACGCGCGCGGCGCCCGCTGCGGGCCGGTGACCGTTTACGCGACCGCCGGCGTCTCGAACCCGGCGGCCCTGCCGATGGATCCCGCGGACGGCTCACTTCCCGACACGGATGCGCCGAAGACGGACGAGTCGGCGACGGAGCCGCCGACGGGAACCGTCAACCTCGTCGTCTACACGACCCGACGGCTTTCCGAGGGTGCCCTCCCGAACGTGCTCACGGTCGCCGCCGAGGCGAAGGCGGCGACGCTGCTCGCGGAGACCGGGTTTCCGGGAACGACCACGGACGCGGTGATCGTCGGACACGATCCGGCCGGTCCCGCCGCGGCGTTCTCGGGCAGCGGGACCGCCGTCGGCGCGGCGACTCGAGCCTGCGTTCGCGACGCCGTTCGGGCCTCGTTGCGGGCCCACTACGACGGTACCGACGTCGCCCTCCCCGACTCGGTCGAGGACGCGAAATACGGCGTCTCGACCGACGTTCGGACGGCGCCGGTTCGACCGCGATCCGAGCCGGGTCCCGACGGGACGTGA
- a CDS encoding cation:proton antiporter domain-containing protein, which translates to MRPPGQTWSSVLELRSPLATGPSLQPPFEDPVLIFGLAMVIFLVAPLVLKRYRLPGIVGIILIGAAIGPNGANLLERDDTIQLLGEVGLVYLMFIAGLEINLNQFIEYKDRSIVFGLFSFVIPQAVGTVVGVYVLELTFAAASLFAAIFSSHTLLAYPVVNRLGIAKNEAMTATIGGTILTDTLALLVLAVVVASVGGALDAAFWTQLAVGLTVFFVGVWLLVPRLGRWFFRSHSEESYFEFLFVMAVLFLCAFLAELVGVEHIIGAFLAGLTLNRLIPETGPLMNRIEFVGNALFIPFFLLSVGMLVDARVLLEGFDTLLIAGSLIVMVAVTKFAASWATGRIYGYDRDEVLGMFGLSVGQAAAALAIVQIGFDAEIPGFDQNMINGVVLMILVVSLVSPALVERAGGALVRSREREAYDPSDTPQRILVPVSKGSKHVESLLNLAFTIRNERAEEPIHTVSVVRPDRNTRTEAQVAEAEDVLEGVEEYASGAEVPIEDHTRINHNIASGIVRSAAENRITTLVIGWDGARSRAQNVFGHIIDQVLIRTAQLTLVGRVREPLNTTQRIVLVLPPGIDRNDGFYEALHTVKLVSEDTGAPIRGLAVGGDPEQFERLFSLVEPEAPGEFEKIADWKELLATLRDEVRSDDLVVCISSRRNDIGWHSELQTLPKSISTLTDGNFVIMYPATEERADDRRFLRLS; encoded by the coding sequence ATGCGCCCTCCGGGACAGACCTGGTCGTCGGTCCTCGAGCTGCGTTCTCCGCTGGCGACGGGCCCCTCGCTGCAGCCGCCGTTCGAGGATCCCGTTCTCATCTTCGGACTCGCGATGGTAATCTTCCTCGTCGCGCCGCTCGTCCTCAAGCGCTACCGCCTGCCGGGGATCGTCGGCATCATCCTGATCGGTGCCGCGATCGGCCCCAACGGAGCGAATCTGCTCGAGCGCGACGACACGATCCAGCTGCTCGGCGAGGTCGGGTTGGTCTACCTGATGTTCATCGCGGGGCTCGAGATCAACCTCAACCAGTTCATCGAGTACAAGGATCGCAGCATCGTCTTCGGGTTGTTCTCGTTCGTGATCCCGCAAGCGGTCGGGACCGTCGTCGGCGTCTACGTGCTGGAGCTGACGTTCGCGGCGGCGTCGCTGTTCGCGGCGATTTTCTCCTCGCACACGCTGCTCGCCTACCCGGTCGTCAACCGCCTGGGGATCGCGAAGAACGAGGCGATGACGGCGACGATCGGCGGTACGATCCTGACGGACACGCTCGCGCTGCTCGTGCTCGCGGTCGTGGTCGCGTCGGTCGGCGGCGCGCTCGACGCCGCCTTCTGGACGCAGCTCGCGGTCGGGCTGACGGTCTTCTTCGTCGGCGTCTGGCTGCTCGTGCCGCGACTCGGCCGGTGGTTCTTCCGGAGCCACTCCGAGGAGAGCTACTTCGAGTTCCTGTTCGTCATGGCCGTGCTGTTCCTCTGTGCGTTCCTCGCCGAACTGGTCGGCGTCGAGCACATCATCGGCGCGTTCCTCGCGGGGCTCACGCTCAACCGGCTGATTCCCGAGACGGGTCCGCTGATGAACCGGATCGAGTTCGTCGGCAACGCGCTGTTCATCCCCTTCTTCCTGCTCTCGGTCGGGATGCTCGTCGACGCCCGCGTTCTCCTCGAAGGGTTCGACACGCTCCTCATCGCCGGCTCGCTGATCGTCATGGTCGCCGTGACGAAGTTCGCCGCGTCGTGGGCGACGGGGCGGATCTACGGCTACGATCGGGACGAAGTGCTCGGCATGTTCGGCCTGTCCGTCGGACAGGCGGCCGCCGCGCTCGCGATCGTCCAGATCGGTTTCGACGCCGAGATTCCCGGCTTCGATCAGAACATGATCAACGGCGTCGTCCTGATGATCCTCGTCGTGAGCCTCGTCAGTCCCGCGCTCGTCGAACGGGCCGGCGGCGCGCTCGTTCGCTCGCGGGAACGCGAGGCGTACGATCCGAGCGACACGCCGCAGCGGATCCTCGTTCCGGTCTCGAAGGGCTCGAAGCACGTGGAATCGCTCCTGAACCTCGCATTCACAATCCGCAACGAACGCGCCGAGGAGCCCATTCACACGGTCTCGGTCGTCCGGCCGGATCGAAACACCCGGACCGAAGCGCAGGTCGCCGAGGCCGAGGACGTCCTCGAGGGCGTCGAGGAGTACGCGTCGGGTGCGGAGGTTCCGATCGAAGATCACACCCGGATCAACCACAATATCGCGTCCGGCATCGTTCGCTCGGCGGCCGAAAACCGGATCACGACGCTCGTCATCGGGTGGGACGGCGCCCGGTCGCGAGCCCAGAACGTCTTCGGCCACATCATCGACCAGGTCCTGATCCGGACCGCACAACTGACGCTCGTCGGACGGGTTCGCGAACCGCTCAATACGACGCAGCGGATCGTCCTCGTGCTTCCGCCGGGGATCGATCGCAACGACGGCTTCTACGAAGCGCTACACACCGTCAAACTCGTCTCGGAGGATACGGGAGCGCCGATTCGCGGGCTCGCCGTCGGCGGCGACCCGGAGCAGTTCGAACGACTGTTCTCGCTCGTCGAACCCGAGGCACCCGGCGAGTTCGAGAAAATAGCCGATTGGAAGGAGCTGCTCGCAACGTTACGTGACGAGGTGCGCTCGGACGACCTCGTCGTCTGTATAAGCTCGCGTCGAAACGACATCGGATGGCACTCCGAGCTGCAGACGCTGCCCAAGAGCATTTCGACGCTCACCGACGGGAACTTCGTCATCATGTACCCCGCGACCGAGGAGCGAGCCGACGATCGGCGGTTCCTCCGGCTGTCGTAG